The Haloarcula laminariae genomic sequence ATCGACGACGAGAGGGTGTTCCTGACCGTCGACCGAGAACAGGAGACCGGCTTCGATATCATCTCGTGTTCGCACCCCGACGTGGTGGCGTGGGCCGACCGAGTAATCTGCGAGTACCGTGACAGCGCGGTACCGCTCAACCAGCTGTCAGCCAGCGCGGACTGACAGGAACTACACACGGTGTGTTCGCTGTAATACGCCGTGAACATCCTTCGCGCCACGTCAATCCGAACAGCGGGAATCAATAAGCCGTTTTAGGCCTGCCTAAATATATGGCACGTAGACGCCGAGTACTTGCAAGCAGCGCTAGTCTCATCGCCGCCGGTCTCGCCGGTTGCGGTGGAAACTCCGGCAGTGAGTCGGGCAGTACGAACTCGCCGAGTACTGAACCATATACAGTCCAAATAGACCCCAACGACCCCTATACGTTTGAGGAGGTGCCCGAGACGTACGGCGTGGGCACAAGCCCCTTCTTGGACATGGGCATGGCGCTCGGGATTCAGCCGAGTGCGACCACCGGTCTCGAACGCGCCCCGTTGAAGTTCTACGACCTCCTCGAGCTGGGGTTCGACGAGAGCCAGGTCACCAAACTCGCCAGCGATGCCGAGTCCGGCTATGACAGGGAGAACTTCTACGCCGCCGACGCCGATGTCTGGCTCATCTCCCGCACCAATATCGGTCGCTATGTCAACTGGGACGACTCTGATTTCGAGGAAGTCGAGTCCCAGACCGGTCCCTTCCTCGGCACCACGCTTCGCTTTGCTCCCCAGTCCGCCGTCCAAGCGGAACCGAACCCGTACACGATGTACGAGGCCTTCGAGAAGGTCGCAAAGGTTTTCCAGCGCCAACAGCGGTTCGAGGCCTGGCAGTCACTCCACGACGACCTCATGAGCACCATTGAAGAAGGGCTGCCGCCGGAAGACGAACGCCCCACGGTCGCGGCCATCTGGCGCGGCGTCAGCCCCGACTCCGGCCAGTTCCGCATCGCGCCCCTGCACCGTCTCGGGAACAACACCAAGTCCTACAATCGCGTCGGCATGCAGGACGCCTTCGAAGGCCAGTATCCGGACGGCCCAATCGGCTACGAGGAACTACTCCGTGCTGACCCTGACTACATCGGCGCCGTCGGCGCGCTCACGTCCCAGACCCACGAGGAGTTCGTGAACACCACCGTCGAGCCGTTCGAGAGCAACGAGAACGGCCAGCAGCTCAGCGCCGTCCGGAACGGCAACGTCATCCGAAGCGGCGGCCAGTACATGGGCCCTATCGTCGATATGTTCTCCACGGAAGCCGTCGCAAAACAGGTCTATCCCGACGAGTTCGGCGAATGGCCCGGCTCCGTCGGTGCCGTTCCGGAGGGAGAGCAGCTCTTCGACCGCCAGCGCCTCCGCGATATCGTCAACGGCGACCTATAGAGTCGATGTTGGGAATTTTCGAACGTATCAGACGGCGCCAGTCGGCGGCTGGCCGCTGGTACGCCGACTCGGCACTCGCCGGCGTCGCGCTCGGGAGCATCGCGGTGTTGGTCGGCGCGACCCTCCTGCAGGTGAGCTTCGGCGCGTTCCCGCTGACGCTCGGCGAAGCCTGGGGGGCAGTCTTTGACCCCGAAGTCCTGTTCAGCGTCGAAGCGTGGCAGGCGTTCCTGCTCGGGAGTGACATCCCCGAGTGGTTCACTCCCCAGCAGCACATCGTCTGGAACATCCGGCTGCCGCGCATCTTCGTCGGCGTGCTCGTCGGCGCAAACCTCGCCGTCTCCGGTGCCATCTTCCAGATTATCACGCGGAACGAACTCGCCAGCCCGTACATCCTCGGCGTCAGCGACGGCGCCGGTCTCGTCGTGCTGGTCGTCCTGACAGCGTTCTCCGAGCTGCTCCCGTTCGTGCCCGTGCTGGCGGCGCTGGGAGGCGGCATGGCGTTCCTGCTGGTGTATGTCATCGCGTGGAAGAACGGCACCAGCCCGGTCAGACTCGTGTTGGCGGGCGTCATCGTCGGCACCGTCTTCGGGTCGGTACAGCGCGCGCTGTTCTTCTTTATCGACGACCTCAGCACCGTGATGTCTGCGCAGGCCTGGCTCTCGGGGACGTTGCTGAACACCGACTGGGGCGAGGTCCGCATTGCACTCCCGTTCACGGTGCTCGCGCTCGCGCTCGCGTTCACGGTGACCAAGGAGCTGGACGTGCTCGCGCTCGGGGAGGAGACCGCGGATTCCCTCGGCATGCCCGTCGAGAAGATGCGGTTCGCAGTCGCCGGCATCGCCGTGTTGTCGACGGCGGCTGCTATCGCGGTTGCGGGCCTCATCGGTTTCGTCGGGCTCATCGTCCCGCACATGGTCCGGAACGTGGTTGGCAGCGACTCGCAGCGGCTCCTGCTGGGTTGTCTGTTCCTCGGGCCAGCGCTGTTGGTCGGTGCGGATGTCGGCGCTCGCCTCGCGCTTAACCCCATCCAACTCCCGGTCGGTATCATTACAGGACTGGTCGGTGGCCCGTACTTCCTCTACCTGATGCGGAAGACGGAAAATCTGGGTGAAGTCTGATGCGGGGAGAGGAGATGTCACGTGAGCGTGGAAACAGCCATAATTCCTCGGGTAACGGCACGGACGAGCCGCCGTCACAGACCGCACTCGATGCCGATGAACTCGTCGTCGGTTATCCAAGCGCGGACGAACCAGTCATCGACGGGCAAACGCTCGCGGTGCCTGAAGGCGAGGTAACGGCGCTCATCGGGCCCAACGGCAGCGGGAAGTCAACGCTGCTGAAGGGGCTTGCGAACCGGCTGGAGCCCGAGGACGGACGCGTACTGCTGGACGGTCGGCGCGTCGATTCGTTCGGCCCCAAGGAACTCGCCCGGCGACTCGGGCGCCTCTCCCAACAGAACACCGCGCCGGACACCATCAGCGTCGAGGAGCTCGTCGAACGCGGCCGCTACCCCCACCAGGGGTTCTTCGAGTCCCAGACGGAGAAGGATGCGGACGCTGTCGATGACGCCATCGCAATGGCGGGGGTCGAGCACCTCCGCGACCGCGAGGTCGGGACGCTCAGCGGCGGGCAGACCCAGCTCATCTGGATCGCGATGGCACTCGCCCAGGACACCGACGTATTGCTGCTGGACGAGCCGACAACGTTCCTCGATCCCCGACACCAGCTAGAGGTGATGCGCGTCGTGGAGACGCTTCGTGACGAAAGCGAGACGACAGTCGTCCTCGTACTCCACGATATCTCACAGGCGGCACGCTACGCCGACAACGTGGTCGCGCTCAGAGACGGCTCGATCCACGCCAGTGGTTCGCCTGAGGCGGTCGTAACAGGCGAACTTCTCGCAGACGTGTTCGATATCAACTCGAAGGTTATCGAGACCGAACACGGCCCCGTGGTTGTCCCTCTGGATCCGATTGAGGAGGACCATCCGGACTAACAGAGTGGGCCGGAGGCACTGCAGTGAGACAGCGGCCGCCGGAACGAGAGGAGGAAAGCCACGAGAAACTGGGATTTACGACGCAATCGAAGACGGGTTCGTGACCGTGTTCTTTGAACAGGCGGCGAAGAAGTTGAGAACGCCATTGTAGTGGCCGCAGTCTCACCCGAGGACGGTCGCCACGCGGATGCAGTCTCTCCGTCTCTGTGGACAGTACGGTCGTCGAGTGGAACTACGAGCCCCAGGCCAACCGAGGCCGGAAAGAAGCTGCTCAGGACTGTTTTAACCGGCTATACTGGGATGACATGTCCATCGTTCTCTCTTGCTCCAGCAAGAGAATCCCGCCCTTGCCGTGAGTGACGAGTGTTCCGACGCACTGTCGGAACTGAGGAACGAACAGGGCGGGAGTGAATCACGTAAGCTCTGTGTGACCCGCTGTAGGTGGAAGCCAGGCTGTGTGTAGTCTGCGTGGTTGTTGCCTTCGGGGCGAACCAGCGCTACCGGGACACTGACTGTGGCGTAATGAAGACGATCCGTTCCTCTTCAGACTTCGCTAACGTCTCTGATAGCCACATCGAGTACTGGGTGATGCGAAGGTGAGGTCCCTATGACGAGTCTCCACAAAACAACGTTGAAAGCTGCCCCCAGAACTGGTATCTGATTATCCGGCTCACGGAACCTCTTCCACACAGTCCCGAAGTTCTATTTCACTCTCCCACTCGCAACACCGGTCACCAGTCAATAGGAGTTCGACATGCGAAGCAGCCATGCCGTTATCGAACCGGGTCCGCTCCACGTCCTCGTCTGTATAGCGACGTTTCAGTATCCATGTTTTCTCCCGATATGCTGGTGCAAACAGGAGGCCCAGCTCCCAGACGTACCCGCCGTCGAAGTCTTCAATCACGCCGACAATGTGTGTGGCGCGACCACAGAGGATATCGAACACGCGAATCCACAGTTCGACTTCCTCGGGTGTCAGTCCGAACTCCTCTAACTGCATCGATACTGCGTCCGGTCTGTCTGCAAGTTTCTCGTAGACGAGTTTGCGTCGGGTTGCTGCACCGGTTTGTCCACCCGCGCCGGCAATCAAGTACCGGGTGTCATGCCCTTTGATCCGCCGCATCTCCTCGCCATTTACGATATCTTTGATACGCTGGTGCTCTGCCGGCGTGAGTTGGACGCCCTCGATTCCCGTGAGGATCGCCTCCTCATCCGGAATGGCATCTCCCACATCGTCACCAACCATAGGGTCAGTATCGTCAGCATCCATTACTAGCCTATTCGATTGTCCTACACATTAATTGTGTGTCCACCGTTAGAATATACAATAAACTATTTTTGCACTAGTTGCGCTCCAGTCTCAACTGGACACAAGTATTTATGATGCTTCGATCCCAATCTGTACATATGCATCCCCCGGCAGAAACAGTCGGACGAGGTGGCGCCACTGACGAAGAGTTCGACACGTGGCGCGCGCTACAACGTGCGACTGATAAGAAACGGGCGGACATCATAGCCGATATTGTCGGTCATCCACTGGGCGCACCGACCGTTGAGGAACTTGATTACATGAATCCGCCGCTCAGTAGCGATGCCATTCGACGACACCTCAACACGCTCGAAGATGCTGGGGTCGTCCGGGTCCGCGAGTTCGAACCCGGAGAACGGTTGCGTGATTTCCCGTACCAGTTCTTCGAGCTCACTGACAACGCTCGAGACCTCTTCGACCAGAACGGTCTCTTCCCGGAAGACGCATGGCGACGGCAATACGAGGCTGTGGAAAAAACCACCCGTATCCGTGACGTGGAAACCATGCCCAGGCCAGATGCGTAGCACGCTCCAGCTCCGAACCCCATGAGCAGCAACAGCGCCGGAGCCGGGTACTGGAACGGCGACGGCTCCACACGGCAACAACGTGAGTATTAAACTGGAATATGCGGCCCTCGGAGCAGTCCTTAGCGCGGTCATATTCATCGGCGTGCTATCTACTGCTCACCCGCTCAGTATCGTGTTCGTATTTGGGGCTGGAAGCGGTATTGTCACGCTCGGTATCCTCCGCCCGGAAACCTCACCACGTCAGATGTGGACCTCAGCCGATACTCTCTCCGATTCTTGTTCATGCTTTCGCTCCTCTGGGAAACAATT encodes the following:
- a CDS encoding ABC transporter substrate-binding protein, with amino-acid sequence MARRRRVLASSASLIAAGLAGCGGNSGSESGSTNSPSTEPYTVQIDPNDPYTFEEVPETYGVGTSPFLDMGMALGIQPSATTGLERAPLKFYDLLELGFDESQVTKLASDAESGYDRENFYAADADVWLISRTNIGRYVNWDDSDFEEVESQTGPFLGTTLRFAPQSAVQAEPNPYTMYEAFEKVAKVFQRQQRFEAWQSLHDDLMSTIEEGLPPEDERPTVAAIWRGVSPDSGQFRIAPLHRLGNNTKSYNRVGMQDAFEGQYPDGPIGYEELLRADPDYIGAVGALTSQTHEEFVNTTVEPFESNENGQQLSAVRNGNVIRSGGQYMGPIVDMFSTEAVAKQVYPDEFGEWPGSVGAVPEGEQLFDRQRLRDIVNGDL
- a CDS encoding FecCD family ABC transporter permease codes for the protein MLGIFERIRRRQSAAGRWYADSALAGVALGSIAVLVGATLLQVSFGAFPLTLGEAWGAVFDPEVLFSVEAWQAFLLGSDIPEWFTPQQHIVWNIRLPRIFVGVLVGANLAVSGAIFQIITRNELASPYILGVSDGAGLVVLVVLTAFSELLPFVPVLAALGGGMAFLLVYVIAWKNGTSPVRLVLAGVIVGTVFGSVQRALFFFIDDLSTVMSAQAWLSGTLLNTDWGEVRIALPFTVLALALAFTVTKELDVLALGEETADSLGMPVEKMRFAVAGIAVLSTAAAIAVAGLIGFVGLIVPHMVRNVVGSDSQRLLLGCLFLGPALLVGADVGARLALNPIQLPVGIITGLVGGPYFLYLMRKTENLGEV
- a CDS encoding ABC transporter ATP-binding protein, with protein sequence MRGEEMSRERGNSHNSSGNGTDEPPSQTALDADELVVGYPSADEPVIDGQTLAVPEGEVTALIGPNGSGKSTLLKGLANRLEPEDGRVLLDGRRVDSFGPKELARRLGRLSQQNTAPDTISVEELVERGRYPHQGFFESQTEKDADAVDDAIAMAGVEHLRDREVGTLSGGQTQLIWIAMALAQDTDVLLLDEPTTFLDPRHQLEVMRVVETLRDESETTVVLVLHDISQAARYADNVVALRDGSIHASGSPEAVVTGELLADVFDINSKVIETEHGPVVVPLDPIEEDHPD
- a CDS encoding winged helix-turn-helix domain-containing protein is translated as MHPPAETVGRGGATDEEFDTWRALQRATDKKRADIIADIVGHPLGAPTVEELDYMNPPLSSDAIRRHLNTLEDAGVVRVREFEPGERLRDFPYQFFELTDNARDLFDQNGLFPEDAWRRQYEAVEKTTRIRDVETMPRPDA